One segment of Sander vitreus isolate 19-12246 chromosome 20, sanVit1, whole genome shotgun sequence DNA contains the following:
- the LOC144535562 gene encoding uncharacterized protein LOC144535562 → MEESEGQSNKNLAEAKKNTQTGNKPFKKGDYTDVVLDIIGGENSKALHGIQGVVGDGEPTIVEEREPVPPNAEETFILDLSPIIEEQPGSSLVPLSVIKSSRLQLTFTADQESQPKSDVYTPYQAITKSSGSSLSDQVFQTPADIYSRPGEPAKIRCSHTIPSYNQILWITMTTQDLITFEVLSLWLQGQCQDVTQHPEISWRYVSQSAEMNCSHNKDISHNQMYWYRQRPGETMTLVVYTVAGGQPDYGGVPQTKYSAIKENTESGALTVKDLQLEDSAVYFCAVSKHSDVTSMSS, encoded by the exons ATGGAAGAATCTGAGGGCCAGAGCAACAAAAACCTTgctgaagcaaaaaaaaacacccaaacagGCAACAAACCCTTTAAGAAAGGTGACTACACAGATGTGGTTCTGGACATTATTGGAGGTGAGAACTCTAAAGCTCTGCACGGGATTCAAGGTGTTGTAGGGGATGGTGAGCCTACGATTGTAGAGGAAAGGGAGCCAGTTCCTCCTAATGCAGAGGAAACATTCATTCTGGATCTCAGCCCTATTATTGAAGAACAACCTGGATCCTCACTG GTTCCTCTCTCAGTGATCAAGTCTTCCAGACTCCAGCTGACATTTACAGCAGACCAGGAGAGCCAGCCAAAATCAGATGTTTACACACCATACCAAGCTATAACCAAATCCTCTG GTTCCTCTCTCAGTGATCAAGTCTTCCAGACTCCAGCTGACATTTACAGCAGACCAGGAGAGCCAGCCAAAATCAGATGTTCACACACCATACCAAGCTATAACCAAATCCTCTG GATCACTATGACGACTCAAGATCTCATCACGTTTGAAGTCTTGTCTCTGTGGCTTCAAG GTCAGTGCCAGGATGTGACCCAACACCCTGAAATCAGTTGGCGTTATGTTTCCCAATCTGCAGAGATGAACTGCAGCCACAACAAAGATATTTCTCATAACCAGATGTACTGGTACAGACAGCGTCCAGGGGAGACCATGACCCTCGTTGTCTACACAGTTGCTGGTGGACAGCCAGACTACGGGGGGGTTCCTCAAACCAAATATTCAGCCATCAAAGAAAACACTGAGAGCGGAGCTCTTACTGTGAAAGACTTGCAGCTTGAGGACAGCGCTGTGTACTTCTGTGCCGTCAGTAAACACAGTGATGTGACAAGTATGAGCAGCTGA